The following are from one region of the Hippocampus zosterae strain Florida chromosome 9, ASM2543408v3, whole genome shotgun sequence genome:
- the LOC127607452 gene encoding transforming acidic coiled-coil-containing protein 1-like isoform X6: MVTAPIGDHKNVLFHNMGQDEPAVPMQDPLEMNSKHLQAPQNARLTKPMDYEPVPESFPVTSIPQMVKCTVPPPEPLPEETLLPEVMKCQFPPPEPSQEQILLPQVGKCTVTPPEPPREEISLPEVTKSTVPRLEPQREEILLPEVMKCQFPPPEPPQEEIFLPEMPKCTVPTLEPPREELLVPEMMKCTVPSPEPPQDPIPVLVNEPYLALAPSPSPSPSSAPATNSIQSYEAVPNPALEPTQEKPLVDSEAQCSGALPKSASGSQNKTRKSKPPSLSIKQTPREDAQSNEEEELPVPKASYKFDPDQLDDSFNPFTSGGSKIQNSPPPCGTITFPRPELLGSSRIEDSAATPSEESHSEAKAAMPEFGPDEGAVSKAPPKKLGCRKTASKVKKQVRPKASEIPCEPAPEPATSESVIEKAPETSVQVSDTAAPLNLDDVPIPSKGTYNFDPSQWDDPNFNPFGSNSTLSNSPVLPKGSYTFNPDKFDDSADPFKPSNSLSNDDSSGCSTRPEKKTKEGSTQKAEQLVGEKKIRQIRKKSKDRAAKTSEQAKFLCFLLNPCKVEKHDESQTQDVCKPEENEVVVTSPEISQRVHHATDEEKLASTGITGQTTQDEPQPKGESESEKTCGKKQTLDDIIPVTDAPETVDHEDDKDACIVKDDTRENPTMCSGDADAEVPSQDKISLTEIDKAAVLTLIREEIITKEIEVNEWKTKYEESRAEVLEMRKIVAEYEKTVAQMIEDEQEQKTLSCSKSVRQLTMERDQALSDLNSVERSFADLFRRYENMKGVLEGFKKNEEVLKKCAQDYLTRIKQEEQRYQTLKVHAEEKLDRANEEIAQVRSKANAEGLALNASLRKEQMKVDSLERAVLQKNQEIEELTKICDELIAKLGTE, translated from the exons ATGGTTACAGCTCCAATCGGGGATcacaaaaatgtgcttttccaCAACATGGGTCAGGATGAACCAGCCGTCCCCATGCAAGATCCTCTGGAAATGAACAGCAAACACCTCCAAGCGCCACAAAATGCTCGCCTGACAAAGCCGATGGATTATGAGCCTGTTCCTGAGTCATTCCCAGTGACATCGATCCCGCAAATGGTTAAATGCACAGTTCCACCACCGGAACCCCTCCCAGAAGAGACATTGCTTCCTGAGGTGATGAAATGCCAATTTCCACCACCAGAACCTTCCCAAGAGCAGATATTGCTTCCTCAAGTGGGGAAATGCACAGTTACACCACCAGAACCCCCCCGAGAAGAGATCTCGCTTCCTGAAGTGACGAAAAGCACAGTTCCAAGACTCGAACCCCAACGAGAAGAAATATTGCTTCCTGAAGTGATGAAATGCCAATTTCCACCACCAGAACCCCCCCAAGAAGAGATATTTCTTCCTGAAATGCCGAAATGCACAGTTCCAACACTCGAACCCCCCCGAGAAGAACTATTGGTTCCTGAAATGATGAAATGCACAGTTCCATCGCCAGAGCCACCCCAAGACCCAATTCCCGTCTTGGTTAATGAACCATATCTGGCTCTCGCTCCATCTCCATCTCCATCGCCATCTTCCGCTCCCGCAACAAACTCGATCCAAAGCTATGAAGCTGTTCCAAATCCCGCTCTGGAGCCCACACAGGAGAAGCCTCTTGTTGATTCTGAAGCACAATGCAGCGGCGCCCTCCCAAAATCTGCTTCCGGCTCCCAAAATAAAACCCGCAAATCCAAGCCTCCATCCTTGTCAATAAAGCAGACGCCGAGGGAGGATGCGCAGTCAAATGAGGAAGAAGAGCTTCCCGTTCCCAAGGCCTCCTACAAATTTGACCCGGACCAGCTCGACGACAGTTTCAACCCTTTCACGAGTGGCGGATCCAAAATCCAGAACTCTCCACCGCCATGCGGTACAATAACTTTCCCCAGGCCCGAGCTGCTCGGGAGCTCTCGGATCGAAGACAGTGCGGCAACGCCAAGTGAAGAATCGCACTCGGAGGCAAAAGCTGCGATGCCGGAGTTCGGTCCAGACGAGGGGGCGGTGAGCAAAGCGCCTCCAAAGAAATTAGGATGTAGAAAAACCGCCAGCAAAGTCAAGAAGCAAGTCAGGCCCAAAGCGTCAGAGATTCCCTGCGAACCAGCACCAGAACCCGCAACGTCCGAATCGGTGATTGAGAAAGCACCAGAGACGAGCGTGCAAGTTTCCGACACCGCTGCGCCTCTAAACCTGGATGACGTTCCCATTCCGAGCAAAGGAACGTATAACTTTGATCCCAGTCAGTGGGATGACCCCAACTTCAATCCATTTGGGAGCAACAGCACTTTGAGCAATTCTCCAGTGCTCCCCAAAGGCTCCTACACCTTCAACCCGGACAAGTTTGACGACTCCGCGGACCCTTTCAAGCCCTCCAACAGCTTGAGCAACGACGATTCGTCCGGTTGCTCCACTCGGCCCgagaaaaaaaccaaagagGGAAGCACACAGAAAGCAGAGCAACTGGTGGGAGAGAAGAAAATTCGGCAGATTCGCAAGAAAAGCAAAGACAGGGCAGCCAA GACATCTGAACAAGCCAAGTTTCTCTGTTTTCTGTT GAACCCCTGTAAAGTCGAGAAACATGACGAGAGCCAAACGCAGGACGTGTGCAAGCCG GAGGAGAACGAGGTGGTGGTTACCTCGCCGGAGATCTCACAACGAGTTCATCACGCCACTGACGAGGAGAAGCTGGCGTCCACGGGCATTACGGGGCAGACAACGCAAGACGAGCCCCAGCCGAAAGGAGAGTCGGAATCTGAGAAAACATGCGGCAAAAAACAGACTCTTGATGACATCATACCCGTCACAGATG CTCCAGAGACGGTGGATCATGAAGATGATAAGGACGCCTGCATTGTGAAGGATGACACG CGCGAGAATCCCACAATGTGCAGCGGCGACGCCGACGCGGAGGTCCCGTCCCAAGACAAAATTTCCCTGACCGAGATTGACAAGGCAGCGGTGCTGACCCTCATCAGAGAGGAG ATCATCACAAAAGAGATTGAGGTGAACGAGTGGAAGACAAAGTACGAGGAGAGCAGAGCTGAAGTTTTAGAGATGAG GAAAATAGTTGCCGAGTATGAGAAGACGGTTGCTCAGATGATTG AGGATGAGCAGGAGCAGAAGACGCTGTCCTGTAGTAAATCGGTCAGACAGCTGACGATGGAGAGGGACCAGGCCCTGTCTGACCTCAATTCTGTGGAGCGCTCCTTCGCTGACCTCTTCAGGAGGTATGAAAACATGAAGGGGGTCCTGGAGGGCTTCAAGAAG AATGAGGAGGTCCTGAAGAAATGCGCACAAGACTACCTGACGCGCATCAAGCAGGAGGAACAGCGTTACCAAACCCTCAAAGTGCACGCGGAGGAGAAACTGGATCG GGCCAATGAGGAGATAGCGCAGGTACGTTCCAAGGCCAATGCGGAGGGGCTTGCGCTCAATGCCAGCCTGAGGAAGGAACAGATGAAGGTGGACTCGCTTGAAAGGGCCGTCCTTCAGAAG AATCAAGAGATTGAGGAGCTCACAAAGATCTGCGATGAGCTGATCGCCAAATTGGGAACGGAGTAA
- the LOC127607452 gene encoding transforming acidic coiled-coil-containing protein 1-like isoform X3: MGGTISQKSVEGTGRGSRADSVTSDSDGHFDTPEAATPVRGPPFVPGELESNNADNKAGADQDEHLMVTAPIGDHKNVLFHNMGQDEPAVPMQDPLEMNSKHLQAPQNARLTKPMDYEPVPESFPVTSIPQMVKCTVPPPEPLPEETLLPEVMKCQFPPPEPSQEQILLPQVGKCTVTPPEPPREEISLPEVTKSTVPRLEPQREEILLPEVMKCQFPPPEPPQEEIFLPEMPKCTVPTLEPPREELLVPEMMKCTVPSPEPPQDPIPVLVNEPYLALAPSPSPSPSSAPATNSIQSYEAVPNPALEPTQEKPLVDSEAQCSGALPKSASGSQNKTRKSKPPSLSIKQTPREDAQSNEEEELPVPKASYKFDPDQLDDSFNPFTSGGSKIQNSPPPCGTITFPRPELLGSSRIEDSAATPSEESHSEAKAAMPEFGPDEGAVSKAPPKKLGCRKTASKVKKQVRPKASEIPCEPAPEPATSESVIEKAPETSVQVSDTAAPLNLDDVPIPSKGTYNFDPSQWDDPNFNPFGSNSTLSNSPVLPKGSYTFNPDKFDDSADPFKPSNSLSNDDSSGCSTRPEKKTKEGSTQKAEQLVGEKKIRQIRKKSKDRAAKTSEQAKFLCFLLNPCKVEKHDESQTQDVCKPEENEVVVTSPEISQRVHHATDEEKLASTGITGQTTQDEPQPKGESESEKTCGKKQTLDDIIPVTDAPETVDHEDDKDACIVKDDTRENPTMCSGDADAEVPSQDKISLTEIDKAAVLTLIREEIITKEIEVNEWKTKYEESRAEVLEMRKIVAEYEKTVAQMIEDEQEQKTLSCSKSVRQLTMERDQALSDLNSVERSFADLFRRYENMKGVLEGFKKNEEVLKKCAQDYLTRIKQEEQRYQTLKVHAEEKLDRANEEIAQVRSKANAEGLALNASLRKEQMKVDSLERAVLQKNQEIEELTKICDELIAKLGTE; this comes from the exons CTCGGACTCAGACGGTCATTTCGACACTCCCGAGGCAGCGACTCCTGTCCGCGGCCCACCATTCGTCCCGGGGGAGCTGGAAAGTAACAACGCTGACAACAAAGCAG GTGCGGATCAGGATGAGCACCTGATGGTTACAGCTCCAATCGGGGATcacaaaaatgtgcttttccaCAACATGGGTCAGGATGAACCAGCCGTCCCCATGCAAGATCCTCTGGAAATGAACAGCAAACACCTCCAAGCGCCACAAAATGCTCGCCTGACAAAGCCGATGGATTATGAGCCTGTTCCTGAGTCATTCCCAGTGACATCGATCCCGCAAATGGTTAAATGCACAGTTCCACCACCGGAACCCCTCCCAGAAGAGACATTGCTTCCTGAGGTGATGAAATGCCAATTTCCACCACCAGAACCTTCCCAAGAGCAGATATTGCTTCCTCAAGTGGGGAAATGCACAGTTACACCACCAGAACCCCCCCGAGAAGAGATCTCGCTTCCTGAAGTGACGAAAAGCACAGTTCCAAGACTCGAACCCCAACGAGAAGAAATATTGCTTCCTGAAGTGATGAAATGCCAATTTCCACCACCAGAACCCCCCCAAGAAGAGATATTTCTTCCTGAAATGCCGAAATGCACAGTTCCAACACTCGAACCCCCCCGAGAAGAACTATTGGTTCCTGAAATGATGAAATGCACAGTTCCATCGCCAGAGCCACCCCAAGACCCAATTCCCGTCTTGGTTAATGAACCATATCTGGCTCTCGCTCCATCTCCATCTCCATCGCCATCTTCCGCTCCCGCAACAAACTCGATCCAAAGCTATGAAGCTGTTCCAAATCCCGCTCTGGAGCCCACACAGGAGAAGCCTCTTGTTGATTCTGAAGCACAATGCAGCGGCGCCCTCCCAAAATCTGCTTCCGGCTCCCAAAATAAAACCCGCAAATCCAAGCCTCCATCCTTGTCAATAAAGCAGACGCCGAGGGAGGATGCGCAGTCAAATGAGGAAGAAGAGCTTCCCGTTCCCAAGGCCTCCTACAAATTTGACCCGGACCAGCTCGACGACAGTTTCAACCCTTTCACGAGTGGCGGATCCAAAATCCAGAACTCTCCACCGCCATGCGGTACAATAACTTTCCCCAGGCCCGAGCTGCTCGGGAGCTCTCGGATCGAAGACAGTGCGGCAACGCCAAGTGAAGAATCGCACTCGGAGGCAAAAGCTGCGATGCCGGAGTTCGGTCCAGACGAGGGGGCGGTGAGCAAAGCGCCTCCAAAGAAATTAGGATGTAGAAAAACCGCCAGCAAAGTCAAGAAGCAAGTCAGGCCCAAAGCGTCAGAGATTCCCTGCGAACCAGCACCAGAACCCGCAACGTCCGAATCGGTGATTGAGAAAGCACCAGAGACGAGCGTGCAAGTTTCCGACACCGCTGCGCCTCTAAACCTGGATGACGTTCCCATTCCGAGCAAAGGAACGTATAACTTTGATCCCAGTCAGTGGGATGACCCCAACTTCAATCCATTTGGGAGCAACAGCACTTTGAGCAATTCTCCAGTGCTCCCCAAAGGCTCCTACACCTTCAACCCGGACAAGTTTGACGACTCCGCGGACCCTTTCAAGCCCTCCAACAGCTTGAGCAACGACGATTCGTCCGGTTGCTCCACTCGGCCCgagaaaaaaaccaaagagGGAAGCACACAGAAAGCAGAGCAACTGGTGGGAGAGAAGAAAATTCGGCAGATTCGCAAGAAAAGCAAAGACAGGGCAGCCAA GACATCTGAACAAGCCAAGTTTCTCTGTTTTCTGTT GAACCCCTGTAAAGTCGAGAAACATGACGAGAGCCAAACGCAGGACGTGTGCAAGCCG GAGGAGAACGAGGTGGTGGTTACCTCGCCGGAGATCTCACAACGAGTTCATCACGCCACTGACGAGGAGAAGCTGGCGTCCACGGGCATTACGGGGCAGACAACGCAAGACGAGCCCCAGCCGAAAGGAGAGTCGGAATCTGAGAAAACATGCGGCAAAAAACAGACTCTTGATGACATCATACCCGTCACAGATG CTCCAGAGACGGTGGATCATGAAGATGATAAGGACGCCTGCATTGTGAAGGATGACACG CGCGAGAATCCCACAATGTGCAGCGGCGACGCCGACGCGGAGGTCCCGTCCCAAGACAAAATTTCCCTGACCGAGATTGACAAGGCAGCGGTGCTGACCCTCATCAGAGAGGAG ATCATCACAAAAGAGATTGAGGTGAACGAGTGGAAGACAAAGTACGAGGAGAGCAGAGCTGAAGTTTTAGAGATGAG GAAAATAGTTGCCGAGTATGAGAAGACGGTTGCTCAGATGATTG AGGATGAGCAGGAGCAGAAGACGCTGTCCTGTAGTAAATCGGTCAGACAGCTGACGATGGAGAGGGACCAGGCCCTGTCTGACCTCAATTCTGTGGAGCGCTCCTTCGCTGACCTCTTCAGGAGGTATGAAAACATGAAGGGGGTCCTGGAGGGCTTCAAGAAG AATGAGGAGGTCCTGAAGAAATGCGCACAAGACTACCTGACGCGCATCAAGCAGGAGGAACAGCGTTACCAAACCCTCAAAGTGCACGCGGAGGAGAAACTGGATCG GGCCAATGAGGAGATAGCGCAGGTACGTTCCAAGGCCAATGCGGAGGGGCTTGCGCTCAATGCCAGCCTGAGGAAGGAACAGATGAAGGTGGACTCGCTTGAAAGGGCCGTCCTTCAGAAG AATCAAGAGATTGAGGAGCTCACAAAGATCTGCGATGAGCTGATCGCCAAATTGGGAACGGAGTAA
- the LOC127607452 gene encoding transforming acidic coiled-coil-containing protein 1-like isoform X4 has product MDRAPPRAHKVQPTLAEAHTEDFILPRLDNVSIDKPSSDSDGHFDTPEAATPVRGPPFVPGELESNNADNKAGADQDEHLMVTAPIGDHKNVLFHNMGQDEPAVPMQDPLEMNSKHLQAPQNARLTKPMDYEPVPESFPVTSIPQMVKCTVPPPEPLPEETLLPEVMKCQFPPPEPPREEISLPEVTKSTVPRLEPQREEILLPEVMKCQFPPPEPPQEEIFLPEMPKCTVPTLEPPREELLVPEMMKCTVPSPEPPQDPIPVLVNEPYLALAPSPSPSPSSAPATNSIQSYEAVPNPALEPTQEKPLVDSEAQCSGALPKSASGSQNKTRKSKPPSLSIKQTPREDAQSNEEEELPVPKASYKFDPDQLDDSFNPFTSGGSKIQNSPPPCGTITFPRPELLGSSRIEDSAATPSEESHSEAKAAMPEFGPDEGAVSKAPPKKLGCRKTASKVKKQVRPKASEIPCEPAPEPATSESVIEKAPETSVQVSDTAAPLNLDDVPIPSKGTYNFDPSQWDDPNFNPFGSNSTLSNSPVLPKGSYTFNPDKFDDSADPFKPSNSLSNDDSSGCSTRPEKKTKEGSTQKAEQLVGEKKIRQIRKKSKDRAAKTSEQAKFLCFLLNPCKVEKHDESQTQDVCKPEENEVVVTSPEISQRVHHATDEEKLASTGITGQTTQDEPQPKGESESEKTCGKKQTLDDIIPVTDAPETVDHEDDKDACIVKDDTRENPTMCSGDADAEVPSQDKISLTEIDKAAVLTLIREEIITKEIEVNEWKTKYEESRAEVLEMRKIVAEYEKTVAQMIEDEQEQKTLSCSKSVRQLTMERDQALSDLNSVERSFADLFRRYENMKGVLEGFKKNEEVLKKCAQDYLTRIKQEEQRYQTLKVHAEEKLDRANEEIAQVRSKANAEGLALNASLRKEQMKVDSLERAVLQKNQEIEELTKICDELIAKLGTE; this is encoded by the exons CTCGGACTCAGACGGTCATTTCGACACTCCCGAGGCAGCGACTCCTGTCCGCGGCCCACCATTCGTCCCGGGGGAGCTGGAAAGTAACAACGCTGACAACAAAGCAG GTGCGGATCAGGATGAGCACCTGATGGTTACAGCTCCAATCGGGGATcacaaaaatgtgcttttccaCAACATGGGTCAGGATGAACCAGCCGTCCCCATGCAAGATCCTCTGGAAATGAACAGCAAACACCTCCAAGCGCCACAAAATGCTCGCCTGACAAAGCCGATGGATTATGAGCCTGTTCCTGAGTCATTCCCAGTGACATCGATCCCGCAAATGGTTAAATGCACAGTTCCACCACCGGAACCCCTCCCAGAAGAGACATTGCTTCCTGAGGTGATGAAATGCCAATTTCCACCACCAGAAC CCCCCCGAGAAGAGATCTCGCTTCCTGAAGTGACGAAAAGCACAGTTCCAAGACTCGAACCCCAACGAGAAGAAATATTGCTTCCTGAAGTGATGAAATGCCAATTTCCACCACCAGAACCCCCCCAAGAAGAGATATTTCTTCCTGAAATGCCGAAATGCACAGTTCCAACACTCGAACCCCCCCGAGAAGAACTATTGGTTCCTGAAATGATGAAATGCACAGTTCCATCGCCAGAGCCACCCCAAGACCCAATTCCCGTCTTGGTTAATGAACCATATCTGGCTCTCGCTCCATCTCCATCTCCATCGCCATCTTCCGCTCCCGCAACAAACTCGATCCAAAGCTATGAAGCTGTTCCAAATCCCGCTCTGGAGCCCACACAGGAGAAGCCTCTTGTTGATTCTGAAGCACAATGCAGCGGCGCCCTCCCAAAATCTGCTTCCGGCTCCCAAAATAAAACCCGCAAATCCAAGCCTCCATCCTTGTCAATAAAGCAGACGCCGAGGGAGGATGCGCAGTCAAATGAGGAAGAAGAGCTTCCCGTTCCCAAGGCCTCCTACAAATTTGACCCGGACCAGCTCGACGACAGTTTCAACCCTTTCACGAGTGGCGGATCCAAAATCCAGAACTCTCCACCGCCATGCGGTACAATAACTTTCCCCAGGCCCGAGCTGCTCGGGAGCTCTCGGATCGAAGACAGTGCGGCAACGCCAAGTGAAGAATCGCACTCGGAGGCAAAAGCTGCGATGCCGGAGTTCGGTCCAGACGAGGGGGCGGTGAGCAAAGCGCCTCCAAAGAAATTAGGATGTAGAAAAACCGCCAGCAAAGTCAAGAAGCAAGTCAGGCCCAAAGCGTCAGAGATTCCCTGCGAACCAGCACCAGAACCCGCAACGTCCGAATCGGTGATTGAGAAAGCACCAGAGACGAGCGTGCAAGTTTCCGACACCGCTGCGCCTCTAAACCTGGATGACGTTCCCATTCCGAGCAAAGGAACGTATAACTTTGATCCCAGTCAGTGGGATGACCCCAACTTCAATCCATTTGGGAGCAACAGCACTTTGAGCAATTCTCCAGTGCTCCCCAAAGGCTCCTACACCTTCAACCCGGACAAGTTTGACGACTCCGCGGACCCTTTCAAGCCCTCCAACAGCTTGAGCAACGACGATTCGTCCGGTTGCTCCACTCGGCCCgagaaaaaaaccaaagagGGAAGCACACAGAAAGCAGAGCAACTGGTGGGAGAGAAGAAAATTCGGCAGATTCGCAAGAAAAGCAAAGACAGGGCAGCCAA GACATCTGAACAAGCCAAGTTTCTCTGTTTTCTGTT GAACCCCTGTAAAGTCGAGAAACATGACGAGAGCCAAACGCAGGACGTGTGCAAGCCG GAGGAGAACGAGGTGGTGGTTACCTCGCCGGAGATCTCACAACGAGTTCATCACGCCACTGACGAGGAGAAGCTGGCGTCCACGGGCATTACGGGGCAGACAACGCAAGACGAGCCCCAGCCGAAAGGAGAGTCGGAATCTGAGAAAACATGCGGCAAAAAACAGACTCTTGATGACATCATACCCGTCACAGATG CTCCAGAGACGGTGGATCATGAAGATGATAAGGACGCCTGCATTGTGAAGGATGACACG CGCGAGAATCCCACAATGTGCAGCGGCGACGCCGACGCGGAGGTCCCGTCCCAAGACAAAATTTCCCTGACCGAGATTGACAAGGCAGCGGTGCTGACCCTCATCAGAGAGGAG ATCATCACAAAAGAGATTGAGGTGAACGAGTGGAAGACAAAGTACGAGGAGAGCAGAGCTGAAGTTTTAGAGATGAG GAAAATAGTTGCCGAGTATGAGAAGACGGTTGCTCAGATGATTG AGGATGAGCAGGAGCAGAAGACGCTGTCCTGTAGTAAATCGGTCAGACAGCTGACGATGGAGAGGGACCAGGCCCTGTCTGACCTCAATTCTGTGGAGCGCTCCTTCGCTGACCTCTTCAGGAGGTATGAAAACATGAAGGGGGTCCTGGAGGGCTTCAAGAAG AATGAGGAGGTCCTGAAGAAATGCGCACAAGACTACCTGACGCGCATCAAGCAGGAGGAACAGCGTTACCAAACCCTCAAAGTGCACGCGGAGGAGAAACTGGATCG GGCCAATGAGGAGATAGCGCAGGTACGTTCCAAGGCCAATGCGGAGGGGCTTGCGCTCAATGCCAGCCTGAGGAAGGAACAGATGAAGGTGGACTCGCTTGAAAGGGCCGTCCTTCAGAAG AATCAAGAGATTGAGGAGCTCACAAAGATCTGCGATGAGCTGATCGCCAAATTGGGAACGGAGTAA